A genomic region of Persephonella marina EX-H1 contains the following coding sequences:
- a CDS encoding GGDEF domain-containing protein — protein MFFKKSKECINEFLGYRGTEDLFFTENNESIKDISREDIEREFRNLSFLYFSRKIEQIFKDYFLKVKINQIRFALAFGLFLYSIFAVLDYLLFPQVMYDLWVVRAFVVSIGLSALAYSYVSKNKTFLEFFVSVVIFIGGMGILLMIILIDFYEEKAHIYYAGLLLVVFFAYTFSSIRLLYAVVPSISVVIAYLIADITYIKTEKFILINNSFFLVSANVMGIFAGYMLEYFFRKNFLQSFLIFLDKKKTEYLNRKLYEMTITDELTKVANRRFFQEAVEKELKRAYRERYPVSLLIVDVDHFKEYNDSFGHTAGDRCLCSVAEILKKYRKRSYDLVARYGGDEFIVVLPKASEDYAMNVAQMIRSDVEDLCIKHIEPFNRVTVSIGVAVLNGKRIKGVTVKNLINTADKALYIAKKEGRNRVVKLDI, from the coding sequence ATGTTTTTTAAAAAAAGTAAAGAATGTATAAATGAGTTTTTAGGTTATAGGGGGACGGAAGATCTTTTCTTTACAGAGAATAACGAATCCATCAAAGATATCTCAAGGGAGGATATAGAAAGGGAGTTCAGAAATCTCTCATTTCTGTATTTCTCAAGGAAGATAGAACAGATCTTTAAAGATTACTTTCTAAAAGTAAAGATAAACCAGATAAGGTTTGCACTGGCTTTTGGTTTATTTTTATACTCAATCTTTGCCGTTCTTGATTATTTATTGTTCCCACAGGTGATGTACGATCTTTGGGTCGTAAGGGCTTTTGTTGTTTCAATAGGATTGTCTGCACTTGCCTACTCCTATGTTTCTAAAAATAAAACCTTTCTTGAGTTTTTTGTTTCTGTTGTTATTTTTATCGGAGGAATGGGTATTCTACTGATGATAATCCTTATAGATTTTTATGAGGAGAAGGCACATATATACTATGCTGGACTTCTCCTTGTTGTGTTTTTTGCCTACACATTTTCTTCCATAAGACTTCTTTACGCTGTAGTTCCATCAATATCCGTAGTTATAGCTTACCTGATAGCTGATATCACATATATAAAAACTGAGAAATTTATTCTTATAAACAACAGTTTTTTCCTTGTTTCGGCAAATGTTATGGGGATATTTGCAGGGTATATGCTGGAGTATTTCTTCAGGAAAAACTTTCTTCAGTCGTTCCTTATATTTTTAGATAAGAAAAAGACAGAGTATCTGAACAGAAAGCTGTATGAGATGACAATAACAGACGAACTTACAAAGGTCGCTAACAGAAGGTTCTTTCAAGAAGCTGTTGAGAAAGAACTTAAAAGGGCATACAGAGAAAGATACCCTGTATCACTTCTTATAGTGGATGTTGACCATTTTAAAGAGTACAACGACTCTTTTGGACATACCGCAGGTGATAGATGTCTATGTAGTGTTGCTGAGATACTTAAAAAATACAGAAAGAGATCCTATGATCTTGTTGCAAGGTATGGTGGAGATGAGTTTATTGTCGTTCTGCCGAAAGCTTCGGAAGATTATGCGATGAATGTAGCCCAGATGATAAGGTCTGATGTGGAAGATCTGTGTATAAAACATATAGAGCCTTTTAACAGGGTTACCGTTTCCATAGGTGTTGCTGTTCTGAATGGGAAAAGGATAAAGGGGGTAACAGTAAAAAACCTGATAAATACAGCGGATAAAGCTCTTTATATTGCGAAAAAGGAAGGCAGAAACAGGGTGGTAAAACTAGATATTTAG
- a CDS encoding M28 family peptidase, with product MDGNITRNLYTDVEQLCKIRPFRNFYNVGSLDRAAEYIISQFEDLEITVQTYNVNSRKYSNIIASYNTEKEERVIVGAHYDVAGDTPGADDNASGVAGILQIGRFLKLYRPKLKHRVDLVAYTLEEPPFFGTDKMGSYIHAKTLYKEKAKIKVMLSLEMIGYFSDEPDSQQFPLPFFKFFYPDKGNFIGVVGKMGQKKITKRVEELIKKGSSIPVYSINAPVFLLGVDFSDHRNFWKFGYNAVMITDTAFYRNPNYHRRTDTIGTLDFERMSEVVKGIYNVVLNI from the coding sequence ATGGACGGAAATATAACAAGAAATCTTTACACGGATGTTGAGCAGCTTTGTAAAATAAGACCTTTCAGAAATTTTTATAATGTTGGATCCCTTGATAGAGCAGCAGAGTATATCATCTCCCAGTTTGAAGATCTTGAGATAACTGTGCAGACATACAATGTTAATTCAAGAAAGTACAGTAATATTATCGCATCATACAATACAGAAAAAGAGGAAAGAGTTATTGTGGGAGCACATTACGATGTTGCAGGTGATACACCAGGTGCAGATGATAACGCAAGTGGTGTAGCAGGTATTCTACAGATCGGAAGGTTTTTAAAACTATATAGACCTAAATTAAAACACAGAGTTGACCTTGTGGCCTACACACTTGAAGAGCCTCCATTTTTTGGAACCGATAAGATGGGAAGTTATATACACGCAAAAACTCTTTACAAAGAAAAAGCAAAGATAAAGGTTATGCTGTCCCTTGAGATGATAGGATATTTTTCTGATGAACCTGACTCACAGCAGTTTCCTCTACCATTTTTTAAGTTTTTCTATCCAGATAAAGGTAATTTTATTGGTGTTGTGGGAAAGATGGGACAGAAGAAGATAACAAAAAGAGTTGAAGAACTTATCAAAAAAGGTTCATCTATACCTGTTTACTCAATAAATGCCCCTGTATTTCTTTTAGGTGTTGATTTTTCAGATCACAGGAATTTCTGGAAGTTTGGATACAACGCTGTTATGATAACTGACACAGCATTTTACAGAAATCCAAACTACCACAGAAGAACGGACACAATAGGAACACTTGATTTTGAGAGGATGTCAGAGGTTGTAAAAGGTATATACAATGTTGTACTAAATATCTAG
- a CDS encoding bacteriohemerythrin, which produces MLIRKEDFPKVALSKMNEIHSTEIDIVNSLYDAVVRCIEGKESVETVDKLLREFLNDVREHFSFEQELMEKYGFFAYPMHKGEHDNVLRELASVESIWEEKKNPATIKEYLENYFAPWIVNHVQTMDTVTAMFLSNFVHAE; this is translated from the coding sequence ATGTTAATAAGAAAAGAGGACTTTCCAAAGGTTGCTTTATCAAAAATGAATGAAATTCACAGTACGGAAATAGATATTGTTAACAGCCTTTATGATGCTGTAGTTAGATGTATTGAAGGAAAGGAAAGCGTGGAAACTGTGGATAAACTTCTGAGAGAATTCCTGAATGATGTTAGGGAGCATTTCAGCTTTGAGCAGGAACTTATGGAAAAGTACGGCTTTTTCGCCTATCCTATGCACAAAGGTGAGCATGATAATGTTTTAAGGGAGCTCGCATCTGTAGAGAGTATATGGGAGGAAAAGAAAAATCCTGCAACTATAAAGGAGTATCTTGAGAACTACTTTGCTCCATGGATTGTGAACCACGTCCAGACGATGGATACTGTTACAGCGATGTTCCTCTCAAACTTTGTTCATGCAGAATGA
- a CDS encoding class I SAM-dependent methyltransferase produces MTCRCKSRFNAVFMKNLEWYMKNVYGKHKIELFNRIGGKVLEIGAGTGINLDYYKKVKDLTVIEPSKEMLEYLKDKAVRSDIKLHIIEGVGEKLPFEDNSFDAVVSTLVLCSVKSQSKVLREIKRVLKPGGIFVFIEHVVAPEGSFTYSVQNILQPAWKWLFEGCDIKRDTASVIRRYFPDAYIKNVRFKSPFIPVNYHIVGYGIKKDHSA; encoded by the coding sequence ATGACCTGTAGGTGTAAAAGCAGATTTAATGCTGTTTTTATGAAAAATCTTGAATGGTATATGAAAAATGTGTACGGAAAACACAAGATAGAGCTTTTCAACAGAATTGGAGGAAAAGTTCTTGAGATTGGAGCTGGAACGGGAATTAACCTAGATTACTACAAAAAAGTAAAGGATCTCACGGTTATAGAGCCAAGTAAGGAGATGCTTGAGTACCTCAAAGATAAAGCAGTTAGGTCTGATATAAAGTTACATATTATTGAAGGCGTTGGTGAAAAACTACCGTTTGAAGACAACAGTTTTGACGCTGTCGTGTCAACACTTGTTCTCTGCAGTGTTAAATCTCAGAGTAAAGTCCTGAGGGAGATAAAAAGGGTATTAAAACCTGGTGGGATATTTGTATTCATCGAACATGTTGTTGCTCCTGAGGGCAGTTTTACATACTCCGTTCAAAACATACTTCAGCCAGCATGGAAATGGCTTTTTGAAGGGTGTGATATAAAAAGGGACACAGCATCAGTTATAAGAAGATACTTTCCTGATGCATATATTAAAAATGTCAGATTTAAAAGCCCCTTTATACCTGTTAATTACCATATAGTTGGCTACGGAATTAAGAAGGATCATTCTGCATGA
- a CDS encoding PD-(D/E)XK nuclease family protein, with protein MIYAGSYPFLFEKLTDTVKNIRKVNPESRLTFIISSNNMRRAIKEYLSDSLGLLYNAEFFTKLDIARELTGKEPINNLEKEILIDSILKEKDIHIEGLSRAYSETIQKLKESKIEPQDLPEGERLKEVYEEYQRKLADLNLKDREDIITEASLKDYKTDFLFVFGFHSLTEIDRDMFRSLLKNRSSVYIPINPGYSVFEKNPYLRSTFEFFKNFRLKTYTESIKKEDQKLTSLMFSSAITEEGIGCKNIKFIVSKGKRDEIVKIAKSILKIKENTRWYKIGVVINDLGSYLKDIKSVFQEYNIPYYLSEENRFIDQLPFKKMFLLFSLKENNFSKIDLLNSISKEILNIDDIDISSFEKDLIENSYEEGYESIIKLLSDKGYNGIIDLLRSIKKIPERGSLNDLIQNYTDIIERFFKKNEHTEKFLNILENIQLNHVLKKLYPEITYSEFNSILLHYLEEEDIDRRLKGDIVQIRTPNISEGIIFDYLFFVDMNEGKYPSIIKDDPVINNTLRVKLEEKGLPKLNASYWQQIITFISIFNSSKNIYISYKNRDDKGNDLSPSVLVEELLRLNYGRSYFENGDTLKLEDPEEITTLKEFRLKNAAHLINTDNLLKKVVEAHIKRESEYITEYEGYVNVNPKYIKLTPSKLQTFSDCPYRFFLSSVINPDTFEIVDTERIPPDKEGTAIHEILEFVYRKRIKDKSRLRMIIPALVKEKFRPLLEELKPSARIFEEKRVLLLSDILTEFVIKDLERIRNIYIPEVIEMKRSVNIYGFKFTGKIDRADRDLKNGKYIIYDYKTGKKRIDDLRKALLKGEYLQLVIYKKFLESSGKDVQKLGLLFIKENHSEVSTQLDKEIDEKTDKVIYIILNMLKDGFFVPYTKSESCGYCEFTDICKIYSFDENKYSYLEDFIKIKEGKLEVN; from the coding sequence GTGATATACGCAGGAAGTTACCCCTTCCTTTTTGAAAAGCTGACTGATACAGTTAAAAATATCAGAAAGGTGAATCCTGAGAGCAGGCTTACATTTATAATCTCCTCTAACAATATGAGAAGAGCTATAAAGGAGTATCTATCAGATAGCTTAGGTCTTTTATACAACGCTGAATTTTTCACAAAACTTGATATCGCAAGGGAGCTTACAGGGAAAGAGCCTATAAACAATCTTGAGAAGGAGATATTGATAGATAGTATACTTAAAGAAAAGGATATCCATATAGAAGGCCTATCCAGAGCATACAGCGAGACTATTCAGAAACTAAAAGAATCAAAAATAGAACCTCAGGATCTTCCTGAAGGGGAAAGATTAAAAGAGGTATACGAAGAATACCAGAGAAAACTGGCAGACTTAAATCTGAAAGATAGAGAAGATATAATCACAGAAGCATCATTGAAGGATTATAAAACAGACTTCCTCTTTGTTTTTGGTTTCCACTCTCTGACAGAGATAGACAGAGATATGTTCAGATCACTGCTTAAAAACAGATCATCTGTTTATATCCCGATAAATCCCGGATATTCAGTTTTTGAAAAAAACCCTTACCTCAGATCCACTTTTGAGTTCTTTAAAAACTTCAGACTTAAAACATATACAGAGAGTATAAAAAAAGAAGACCAGAAACTGACATCACTTATGTTTTCCTCAGCTATAACTGAAGAAGGTATAGGATGCAAGAACATCAAGTTTATAGTATCAAAAGGTAAAAGGGACGAAATTGTAAAGATAGCAAAAAGCATCCTAAAGATTAAAGAAAATACGAGATGGTATAAAATTGGAGTGGTGATAAACGATCTTGGAAGCTATCTGAAGGACATAAAATCTGTTTTTCAGGAGTACAACATCCCTTACTATCTTTCAGAGGAAAACAGATTTATTGATCAGCTACCTTTTAAAAAGATGTTCTTATTATTCAGCCTGAAAGAAAACAACTTTTCAAAGATTGACCTTCTCAACAGCATATCAAAAGAGATTCTCAATATTGATGATATAGATATATCTTCATTTGAAAAAGATCTGATAGAAAACTCCTACGAAGAGGGGTATGAGAGCATTATAAAATTACTGAGTGATAAAGGGTACAACGGTATAATAGATCTGTTAAGATCCATTAAAAAAATTCCTGAAAGGGGATCTTTAAATGATCTTATACAGAACTACACAGATATAATAGAAAGATTTTTTAAGAAAAATGAACATACTGAAAAATTCCTCAATATACTTGAGAACATTCAGTTAAACCATGTACTGAAAAAGCTTTACCCTGAGATTACATATTCCGAGTTCAACAGTATACTTCTGCACTACCTTGAGGAAGAAGATATTGATAGGAGATTAAAAGGAGATATTGTTCAGATAAGAACACCAAACATATCTGAAGGAATTATATTTGATTACCTGTTTTTTGTTGATATGAACGAGGGAAAGTACCCTTCCATCATTAAAGATGATCCTGTTATTAATAACACTCTCAGGGTAAAACTTGAAGAGAAGGGTCTTCCCAAGCTGAACGCATCCTACTGGCAGCAGATAATAACATTTATATCAATATTTAACTCCTCAAAAAACATTTATATATCTTACAAAAACAGAGACGATAAAGGAAACGATCTTTCACCATCAGTATTAGTTGAGGAACTTTTAAGATTAAACTACGGAAGATCATACTTTGAGAATGGAGATACCCTAAAACTGGAAGACCCGGAAGAGATAACCACATTAAAAGAGTTCAGACTTAAAAACGCGGCTCATCTTATAAATACAGATAACCTATTAAAAAAAGTGGTTGAGGCACATATAAAAAGAGAGTCTGAGTATATAACAGAGTATGAAGGATATGTAAATGTAAATCCCAAATACATCAAGCTTACACCTTCAAAGCTCCAGACATTTTCAGACTGTCCATACAGATTTTTCTTAAGCTCAGTGATAAATCCGGACACTTTTGAGATTGTAGATACAGAAAGAATTCCTCCAGATAAAGAAGGAACGGCTATACATGAGATACTTGAGTTTGTATACAGAAAAAGAATAAAGGACAAATCCAGATTAAGAATGATCATACCTGCCCTTGTTAAGGAGAAGTTTAGACCTTTACTTGAAGAACTGAAACCTTCAGCAAGGATATTTGAGGAAAAAAGAGTTTTATTGCTTTCTGATATATTAACAGAGTTTGTTATAAAAGATCTTGAAAGGATAAGAAACATTTACATACCTGAAGTTATTGAAATGAAAAGATCTGTAAATATTTATGGATTTAAGTTCACAGGAAAGATAGATAGAGCTGACAGGGATTTAAAAAATGGTAAATATATCATATACGACTATAAAACAGGAAAGAAAAGGATTGATGATCTGAGAAAAGCCCTGCTAAAAGGTGAGTATCTCCAGCTTGTTATTTATAAAAAATTTCTTGAGAGTTCAGGGAAAGATGTACAAAAACTGGGTCTCCTCTTTATTAAAGAAAACCACTCAGAGGTCTCCACACAGTTAGACAAGGAGATTGATGAAAAAACTGATAAAGTGATCTATATAATACTTAATATGTTAAAGGATGGGTTTTTTGTTCCGTACACAAAATCAGAAAGCTGTGGTTACTGTGAGTTTACAGATATTTGCAAAATTTACAGTTTTGATGAAAATAAGTACAGTTATCTTGAAGATTTCATTAAAATAAAAGAAGGTAAACTGGAGGTGAATTAG